In one window of Episyrphus balteatus chromosome 3, idEpiBalt1.1, whole genome shotgun sequence DNA:
- the LOC129915447 gene encoding protein takeout-like, which produces MIRSISTVYILFFINYISFVAGDFPNNPKPCPYGDSECIKKVVNLFLDEKIGGYAPLNIPDLNPLKISEIAIKQPKENPVYIDLRFRNSRMHGFKGAKATHVKGFGKDLEQTHEITISSKLMYLLSDYTIQGKVLVLPISGTGRSNITMANVKISLKLTGEPLVKNSETYMHVKKLKVGLDTTRVHFDFENLYNGDKALGDTTNSFLNENWKDIFGEVKNSILKAFTPVFKDVLNNVFENLPYDKLFVEAS; this is translated from the exons ATGATTCGTTCCATATCTACGgtttatattttgttctttataAACTATATATCCTTTGTGGCAGGAGACTTTC CAAACAATCCAAAACCATGCCCTTATGGTGACAGTGAGTGCATTAAAAAGGTGGTTAATTTGTTCCTTGATGAAAAAATAGGTG GTTATGCTCCTCTCAACATCCCCGATTTGAATCCATTGAAGATTTCTGAAATAGCCATAAAGCAACCCAAAGAAAACCCTGTTTATATTGATTTAAGATTTCGAAATAGTCGAATGCATGGCTTTAAAGGAGCTAAAGCAACTCACGTGAA AGGATTTGGAAAGGATCTTGAACAAACTCATGAGATAACCATATCATCAAAGTTAATGTACTTGTTAAGTGACTATACAATTCAAGGAAAAGTTTTAGTCTTACCTATCAGTGGCACCGGAAGAAGCAATATAACAATGG caaatgtaaaaatttcattgaaattaacTGGAGAACCACTTGTCAAAAATAGCGAAACCTACATGCATGTAAAAAAGCTGAAAGTGGGTTTAGATACAACACGAGTTCATTTTGATTTTGAGAATCTTTACAATGGTGATAAGGCATTGGGTGATACTACAAActcatttttaaatgaaaactgGAAGGATATTTTTGGAGAAGTAAAAAACTCAATACTAAAAGCTTTTACACCAGtgtttaaagatgttttaaataatgtatttgaaaatttaccGTATGATAAGCTTTTTGTAGAAGCTTCTTAG
- the LOC129916003 gene encoding golgin-84, translated as MSWITGLADKAENILNKLDQNAATALQTPPNSSNTITTTSSLPTIINPNIIQNDRIEVINRIYPANSLQLVKSPLSPKRTPSTPTKSSPTKQVASSVDTIDFPQDISNLSSRRSSLSSQPDSVTIDMSVTSEKNNVPTQPKSISEIQELAAFKIALADISNERDELKGKLLALTDSSQNALMQTRLGEMEILVNRLTAERDQIQNELYDAQSTNKGYMHSISQLESNIAKIQQEFVDVTKKLQMQIKETEQQRLDLVEYRKKAQLALQMKDQMINELKSQGNGGDIKQSSSENSNERVLLLEISTLKEENKQFQEEIQNIRMQLENSKANLHSICRQHEETLSILHTNDDTLRKDIRSEKERILQLESELRVLNQELLATRKQMASQMETYSATIQEKEKQLERVKASYAAAQADPTAFETRIRALTQTLVEKQNSVETMTAERNALKFQLEKAENQLRLSAFNTSTERNPLTLVNHTDDVKAQFPILMRENPFDNRVARRVKRAYSTLDSAGIRLGAFLRRYPLMRIAVLMYVGLLHLWVMFVLLSSTPT; from the exons atgtcatggaTAACTGGTCTTGCTGACAAAGCAGAAAATATATTGAATAAATTAGATCAAAATGCTGCAACAGCTCTCCAAACTCCACCAAATTCTTCCAACACAATTACCACCACATCATCATTACCAACAATTATTAATCCAAACATTATTCAAAACGATAGAATTGAAGTTATAAATCGAATTTATCCAgccaattctctacaactcgtCAAATCACCACTTTCCCCAAAACGAACTCCATCGACGCCCACAAAATCAAGTCCAACAAAACAAGTTGCTTCATCTGTCGATACAATCGATTTCCCTCAAGACATATCGAATCTCTCTTCACGACGTAGTTCGTTAAGTTCACAACCCGACTCAGTGACAATTGATATGTCTGTCACATCTGAAAAGAACAATGTTCCAACTCAACCCAAATCGATTTCAGAGATTCAAGAGCTTGCTGCATTTAAAATTGCTCTAGCTGATATCTCGAATGAGCGAGATGAACTCAAAGGTAAACTTCTTGCCTTAACAGATAGTAGCCAAAATGCATTAATGCAAACTCGACTCGGAGAAATGGAAATTCTGGTTAATCGATTGACCGCTGAGCGGGATCAAATCCAGAATGAACTTTATGATGCTCAGAGCACAAATAAAGGCTATATGCATTCCATTTCTCAACTAGAGTCTAACATTGCCAAGATTCAACAAGAATTTGTTGATGTCACTAAGAAATTACAAATGCAAATTAAAGAAACCGAACAGCAGCGTCTTGATTTGGTTGAGTATCGTAAAAAAGCACAACTCGCTTTGCAAATGAAAGATCAAATGATTAATGAGTTAAAGTCACAAGGGAATGGGGGAGATATTAAACAATCTTCTTCTGAAAATTCCAATGAACGAGTGTTACTTTTAGAAATAAGCactttaaaagaagaaaataagcaATTTCAagaagaaattcaaaatattcGCATGCAATTAGAAAATTCAAAGGCAAATCTTCATTCGATTTGTCGTCAGCATGAGGAGACTCTTTCAATACTTCATACAAACGATGATACACTTCGGAAAGATATACGTTCCGAGAAGGAGCGGATATTACAACTTGAATCTGAGTTGAGGGTTTTGAATCAGGAATTGTTGGCTACACGGAAGCAAATGGCAAGTCAAATGGAAACCTATTCGGCTACTATTCAGGAGAAGGAGAAACAGTTGGAAAGAGTTAAGGCTAGTTATGCAGCTGCACAAGCAGATCCTACTGCTTTCGAGACACGAATAAGGGCTTTAACTCAAACTCTGGTGGAAAAGCAAAATTCAGTAGAAACAATGACAGCGGAGAGGAATGCATTGAAATTCCAATTGGAAAAGGCTGAG AACCAGTTGAGATTGTCTGCATTTAACACTTCAACAGAACGGAATCCTCTCACACTCGTCAATCACACAGATGATG ttAAAGCTCAATTTCCAATTCTCATGCGAGAAAATCCATTTGATAATCGAGTTGCCAGAAGGGTGAAACGTGCTTATTCCACACTAGACTCAGCAGGGATACGATTGGGAGCATTTTTGAGAAGATATCCACTAATGCGAATTGCTGTTTTGATGTATGTTGGGTTATTGCATTTGTGGGTTATGTTTGTATTGCTATCGTCTACACCAACATAA
- the LOC129914802 gene encoding general transcription factor IIF subunit 1 encodes MSSMSKTAQPSGSSTSASSSAATTAAAAAAQPSNVQEFNIRVPKNLRKKHHVMRFNATLNVDFAQWRMVKLERENNMKEFKGFDEDMPKFGAGSEYNRDLREEVRRKKFGIIAKKYRPDAQPWILKVGGKSGKKFKGIREGGVSENAAFYVFTHAPDGAIEAYPLNEWYNFQPIQRYKSLSAEEAEHEFGRRKKVMNYFSLMLRKRLKGDEEDPEQDPEEVKVKGGSKKAKELKISDMDEWIDSEDESDSEEEGEKEKKEEDSDDDAKKKKNKKGQPEKKKKKDVDDEAFEESDDGDEEGREMDYDTESSEDEPDPESKLDKDMKSVAEEDALRKLLTSDEEDEEEKKSDESGKDEEKKKQKDKEDSPKEKKKTKKQNKDEKKDSSSDFSSDSSDSENEDKKKKPNPKESSKNPSRAGTPTGMSTDINKRKGNSMPSDLTGSENSNSPLSTPAKRMKVESAPALPSTFAGVVNSSNSKDDYGITEDAVRRYLVRKPMTATELLTKFKNKKTGVSSERLVETMTQILKKINPVKQTIQGKMYLSIKTK; translated from the exons ATGTCTTCCATGTCAAAGACAGCA CAACCTTCGGGTAGTAGCACAAGTGCCTCCTCATCGGCTGCCACCACCGCAGCCGCCGCCGCCGCACAACCATCCAATGTCCAGGAATTCAATATACGTGTACCGAAAAATCTGCGAAAAAAACACCACGTTATGCGATTCAATGCCACATTGAACGTTGACTTTGCCCAATGGCGAATGGTCAAACTTGAGCGGGAAAACAATATGAAAGAATTCAAAGGATTCGACGAGGACATGCCTAAATTCGGCGCCGGTTCTGAATACAATCGTGATTTGCGTGAGGAAGTGCGTCGCAAAAAGTTTGGCATCATTGCGAAGAAATATCGGCCCGATGCTCAGCCATGGATTTTGAAAGTTGGCGGCAAGAGTGGCAAAAAGTTTAAAGGCATTCGTGAGGGTGGTGTAAGTGAGAATGCAGCATTCTATGTGTTTACGCATGCTCCCGATGGAGCTATTGAAGCATATCCATTGAATGAATGGTATAACTTTCAACCAATTCAAAG GTATAAATCCCTTTCGGCAGAAGAAGCCGAACACGAGTTCGGAAGgagaaaaaaagtgatgaattATTTCTCGCTTATGTTGAGGAAACGTTTGAAGGGTGACGAAGAGGATCCAGAACAAGATCCCGAAGAGGTCAAAGTCAAAGGAGGATCGAAGAAGGCAAAAGAACTCAAAATAAGTGACATGGACGAATGGATCGACTCTGAAGATGAATCTGATTCGGAGGAGGAaggagaaaaggaaaaaaaagaagaagacagTGATGACGATgccaagaagaagaagaacaaaaaaggtCAACctgagaaaaagaagaaaaaggacGTCGACGATGAAGCTTTCGAAGAGTCCGATGATGGTGACGAGGAAGGAAGGGAAATGGATTATGATACTGAATCAAGTGAAGA cGAACCGGATCCTGAATCGAAATTGGACAAGGATATGAAATCAGTAGCTGAAGAGGATGCACTTCGAAAGCTATTGACATCAGAcgaagaagatgaagaagaaaagaaatCTGATGAATCTGGTAAAGATgaagaaaagaagaaacaaaaagataaagaagACAGTCCCAAGGagaagaagaaaacaaagaaacaaaacaagGATGAAAAGAAAG aTTCTTCAAGTGACTTCAGCTCAGACAGTAGTGATTCAGAAAACGAAGATAAAAAGAAGAAACCCAATCCAAAGGAGTCATCTAAAAATCCATCACGTGCTGGCACCCCTACAGGCATGTCGACAGATATTAACAAGCGCAAGGGCAATAGCATGCCATCTGATTTGACTGGATCTGAAAATAGTAACAGTCCATTGAGTACTCCAGCTAAAAGGATGAAAGTCGAATCAGCTCCAGCATTGCCATCCACTTTTGCTGGTGTTGTCAACTCCAGTAACAGCAAAGA TGACTATGGTATTACTGAAGATGCTGTCCGTAGATACTTAGTTCGTAAGCCCATGACTGCAACTGAACTTTTAACCAAATTCAAGAATAAAAAGACTGGTGTCTCGAGCGAACGTCTGGTTGAGACTATGACGCaaatattgaagaaaatcaaTCCGGTGAAACAAACAATTCAAGGGAAAATGTATTTAAGTATTAAAACCAAATAA
- the LOC129915034 gene encoding general odorant-binding protein 84a — MFSVRFLIVFVISVGFFGIQHIDGIPMECTSTKSASSMDLKEVMDTCNSSFTIPMDYIIEFNTTGILPDETDKTGMCYIRCAFEKLGLIKDWKLDKPLLQNTMWPATGDSVEVCEQEGKSESNACVRTYAIAKCLMIRAIVDARDKQVI; from the exons atgttttcggttagatttttgatagttttcgttATATCGGTCggtttttttggaattcaaCATATTGATGGAATTCCGATGGAATGCACATCAACTAAAAGTGCTTCAAGCATGGATCTTAAAGAAGTCATGGATACATGCAACTCTAGTTTTACAATACCGATGG ATTATATTATCGAGTTCAATACAACTGGAATACTTCCCGATGAAACTGATAAAACTGGAATG TGTTATATTCGATGTGCCTTTGAAAAATTAGGTCTCATTAAAGATTGGAAACTAGATAAGCCACTTTTGCAAAATACAATGTGGCCAGCTACTGGAGATTCTGTGGAAGTTTGTGAACAGGAAGGAA AAAGTGAGTCAAATGCATGTGTGAGAACTTATGCAATTGCAAAATGTCTCATGATCCGAGCAATTGTCGATGCTAGAGACAAACAAGTCATTTAG
- the LOC129913496 gene encoding glucose dehydrogenase [FAD, quinone] has translation MSITCDCAVGVPTGPTLASTCGGSAFMLFMGLLEVFLRSQCDLEDPCGRASSRFRSEPDYEYDFIVVGSGSAGSVVASRLSEVPNWKVLLIEAGGDEPVGAQIPSMFLNFIGSDIDWKFNTEPEKQACLSSKEKRCYWPRGKVLGGTSVVNGMMYIRGNQEDYDDWESMGNPGWKYEDVLPYFLKSEDNMELDEVGREYHAAGGLLPVAKFPYNPPLSYAILKGGQEMGYGVHDLNGANSTGFMIAQMTARNGVRMSSARAFLRPARLRSNLHILLNTTVTKVLVNPSTKSAHGVEVIDQFGSMRKILVKKEVIVSGGAVNSPQVLLLSGIGPKDDLKKVNVRPVHDLPGVGKNLHNHVAYFTNFFIDDADTSPLNWATAMEYLLFRDGLMSGTGISDVTAKVATRYADAPNIPDVQYFFGGYLASCAKTGQVGELLSNNSRSIQIFPAVLNPKSRGYITLGSNDPLQPPKIIGNYLTDERDVKTLIEGIKFAIRLSETTPLKAYGMRLDTKPAKGCENIKFGTDKYWECAIRQDTGPENHQAGSCKMGPARDPYAVVDHELRVHGVRGLRVIDTSIMPKVTAGNTHAPAVMIAERGSHLIKRAWGAQQ, from the exons TTTCGATCAGAACCCGACTACGAATATGATTTTATTGTTGTTGGAAGTGGTTCAGCTGGATCAGTTGTGGCGTCACGTTTATCTGAAGTTCCTAACTGGAAAGTTCTCCTCATTGAAGCTG gtggagaTGAACCGGTCGGTGCACAAATTCCTTcaatgtttttgaattttattggaAGTGACATTGACTGGAAATTTAATACAGAACCAGAGAAGCAGGCTTGTTTATCATCAAAGGAGAAACGATGCTATTGGCCCAGAGGCAAAGTACTTGGTGGTACTTCGGTTGTTAATGGTATGATGTATATACGAGGTAATCAAGAAGACTACGATGATTGGGAATCGATGGGAAATCCAGGATGGAAATATGAAGATGTTTTGCCATACTTTTTGAAATCAGAAGATAACATGGAATTAGATGAAGTTGGTAGAGAATATCATGCAGCTGGAGGTTTATTGCCAGTGGCGAAATTCCCATATAATCCACCATTGTCATATGCTATTCTAAAGGGTGGACAAGAAATGG GTTATGGAGTTCATGATTTAAATGGTGCAAACTCAACTGGTTTCATGATTGCACAGATGACGGCTAGAAATGGAGTGAGAATGAGTTCGGCAAGGGCATTCCTTCGACCAGCTAGATTGAGGTCAAATTTGCATATTTTACTCAATACAACAGTCACTAAGGTGCTTGTTAATCCATCAACAAAGAGTGCTCATGGTGTAGAAGTTATTGATCAATTTGGAAGTATGAGGAAGATTTTGGTTAAAAAGGAAGTGATTGTGAGTGGTGGAGCAGTTAATTCACCACAAGTTCTTCTCTTAAGTGGAATAGGACCAAAGGATGATCTCAAaaag GTGAATGTTCGTCCAGTGCATGATCTCCCTGGAGTTGGCAAAAATCTTCACAACCATGTTGCCTACTTTACGAATTTCTTCATCGATGATGCTGACACATCGCCACTTAATTGGGCAACAGCTATGGAATACCTACTATTCCGTGATGGCCTAATGTCCGGCACTGGAATATCTGATGTAACTGCCAAAGTTGCCACACGTTATGCAGATGCTCCAAATATTCCCGATGTACAATACTTTTTCGGTGGATATTTGGCAAGCTGTGCCAAGACCGGTCAAGTTGGTGAACTTCTTTCAAACAATTCTCGCAGTATTCAAATTTTCCCAGCTGTTTTGAATCCCAAAAGTCGTGGTTACATCACACTCGGATCGAATGATCCTCTTCAACCACCAAAGATAATTGGCAACTACTTGACTGACGAAAGAGATGTTAAAACACTTATCGAAGGAATTAAATTCGCAATTCGATTGTCTGAAACAACCCCACTCAAAGCATACGGAATGCGTCTGGACACGAAACCCGCCAAAGGttgtgaaaatattaaatttggtACAGACAAGTACTGGGAATGTGCTATTAGACAAGATACCGGGCCAGAAAACCATCAAGCTGGTTCATGTAAAATGGGACCTGCTCGAGATCCCTACGCTGTGGTCGATCATGAACTGAGAGTACATGGTGTTCGGGGATTACGTGTAATCGATACCTCGATTATGCCCAAAGTGACGGCCGGAAATACACATGCACCGGCTGTGATGATCGCTGAAAGGGGTTCGCATTTAATTAAGAGGGCATGGGGAGCACAACAGtag